One Buteo buteo chromosome 32, bButBut1.hap1.1, whole genome shotgun sequence DNA segment encodes these proteins:
- the PFDN6 gene encoding prefoldin subunit 6 yields MAEQIQKKLQGELEKYQQLQKDLSRSVTARQKLEAQLTENNIVKEELELLDATNTIFKLMGPVLVKQDMEEAKTTVGKRLDYINGEIKRYEQQMQDLERRSEQQRETLGRLQQELQRAQGKA; encoded by the exons aTGGCAGAACAGATCCAGAAGAAGCTACAGGGCGAGCTGGAGAAATACCAGCAGCTCCAGAAAG ACCTGAGCAGGTCAGTGACAGCACGGCAGAAACTGGAGGCGCAGCTGACGGAGAACAATATCGTGAAGGAG gagctggagctgctggatgcCACCAACACCATTTTCAAGCTGATGGGGCCGGTGTTGGTAAAACAAGATATGGAAGAAGCCAAAACCACCGTCGGCAAACGCCTGGATTACATCAATGGCGAAAT CAAGCGCTACGAGCAGCAGATGCAGGACCTGGAACGGCGCTCGGAGCAGCAGCGAGAGACGCTGGGgcggctgcagcaggagctccAGCGGGCGCAGGGAAAAGCTTAG
- the RPS18 gene encoding small ribosomal subunit protein uS13 — protein sequence MSLVIPEKFQHILRVLNTNIDGRRKIAFAITAIKGVGRRYAHVVLRKADIDLTKRAGELTEDEVERVITIMQNPRQYKIPDWFLNRQKDVKDGKYSQVLANGLDNKLREDLERLKKIRAHRGLRHFWGLRVRGQHTKTTGRRGRTVGVSKKK from the exons ATG TCTCTCGTCATCCCCGAGAAGTTCCAGCACATCCTGCGTGTCCTCAACACCAACATCGATGGGCGCCGGAAAATTGCTTTCGCCATCACCGCCATCAAG gGCGTGGGACGCCGCTACGCCCACGTGGTGCTGCGCAAAGCTGACATCGACCTCACCAAGCGAGCGGGCGAGCTGACCGAGGACGAG gtgGAGCGGGTCATCACCATCATGCAGAACCCCCGACAGTACAAAATCCCCGATTGGTTCCTCAACCGGCAGAAAGACGTGAAAGACGGGAAGTACAGCCAG GTCTTGGCCAACGGCTTGGACAATAAACTGAGAGAGGATTTGGAGCGGTTGAAGAAAATCCGGGCACATCGGGGACTGCGACACTTCTGGGG GCTGCGCGTGCGAGGCCAGCACACCAAGACCACCGGCCGGCGGGGCCGCACCGTCGGTGTCTCCAAGAAGAAGTGA
- the VPS52 gene encoding vacuolar protein sorting-associated protein 52 homolog translates to MAAAMEVRVSEPPLETELEAELGPGPPDPELDLGGEDLVLDEVDVHIQANLEDALVQEALKTGVDLQQYSKQVELELQEVERASIHDYIKESENIASLHNQITACDAILERMEQMLSAFQCDLSSISSEIRTLQEQSVAMNLRLKNRRAVREQLGQLLDELVVPAVMISTILEAPVTEPEFLEQLQELNGKINSVKEQAFRETVACADVQHVLEKLKIKAVTKIREFVLQKIYSFRKPMTNYQIPQNALLKYRFFYQFLLGNERTVAQELREQYVDTMSKIYLSYFKSYTSRLMKIQYEEVAEKDDLMGVEDTAKKGFFSKPSLKNRNTVFTLGNRGSVIGAAELEGPIIVPHAAQKSDVRYPFESLFRSQHYALLDNSCREYLFLCDFFMVTGPSAQDLFNAVMGKTLTMFLKHMEAYVCDCYDSIAIFLCIHIVLRFKAIMAKRNIPAVDKYWDTLLDILWPRFKHILELNIQSIQSTDPQKLGFLDTRPHYITRRYAEFSSAIVSINQTFPNEKTHALLGQLQVEVENFVLRVAAEFSSRKEQLIFLINNYDMMLGVLMERAVEESKEVEGFQQLLSARTQEFIEEILSPPFGGMIAFVKEAEALLEKGQLERLRGEEARVTQLARGFSSTWKAAVESLSQDVMRSFSNFKNGTGIIQGALTQLIQYYHRFHKVLAQPPLRSLPARAELINIHHLMVELKKHKPNF, encoded by the exons ATGGCGGCGGCGATGGAG GTTCGAGTCTCGGAGCCGCCGCTGGAAACGGAGCTGGAGGCGGAACtgggccccggcccccccgacCCCGAGCTGGACCTGGGGGGGGAAGATCTGGTGTTGGATGAAGTGGACG ttcACATCCAGGCCAACCTGGAGGACGCGCTGGTGCAGGAGGCCCTGAAGACG GGCGTGGATCTGCAGCAGTATTCCAAGCAGGTAGAGCTGGAGCTGCAAGAGGTTGAACGCGCTTCCATCCACGACT ACATCAAAGAGAGTGAGAACATCGCGTCGCTGCACAACCAGATCACCGCTTGCGACGCCATCCTGGAG cGCATGGAACAGATGCTGAGCGCTTTCCAATGCGACCTAAGCAGCATCAGCTCTGAGATCCGGACGTTACAAGAGCAGTCGGTGGCCATGAATTTGCGGCTGAAGAACCGCCGGGCCGTACGGGAGCAGCTGGGCCAGCTCCTGGATGAGCTGGTCGTCCCCGCTGTCATGATCAG CACCATCCTGGAGGCGCCGGTGACGGAGCCAGAATtcctggagcagctgcaggagctgaatGGGAAAATCAACTCGGTGAAGGAACAGGCATTCAGGGAGACTGTGGCCTGCGCTGACGTCCAGCACGTCCTGGAGAAGCTCAAGATTAAG GCCGTCACCAAGATCCGGGAGTTCGTCCTGCAGAAGATTTACTCCTTCCGCAAGCCCATGACCAACTACCAGATCCCCCAAAACGCCTTGTTGAAGTACAG GTTCTTCTACCAGTTCCTGCTGGGCAACGAGCGGACAGTGGCGCAGGAGCTGCGGGAGCAGTACGTGGACACCATGAGCAAGATTTATCTCTCCTACTTCAAATCTTACACCAGCCGCCTCATGAAGATCCag TACGAAGAGGTGGCCGAGAAGGACGATCTCATGGGTGTGGAGGACACAGCCAAAAAAG gttttttttccaagccctCTCTGAAAAACCGCAACACCGTCTTCACTCTGGGCAACCGGGGCAGCGTCATCGGGGCGGCCGAGCTGGAGGGTCCCATCATCGTCCCCCACGCCGCCCAAAAGAGCGACGTGCGG TACCCCTTCGAGTCACTGTTCCGCAGCCAGCACTACGCTCTCCTGGATAACAGTTGCCGCGAGTATTTGTTCCTCTGCGACTTTTTTATGGTGACGGGTCCCAGCGCCCAAGATCTTTTCAACGCCGTCATGGGAAAGACCTTGACCATGttcctg AAGCACATGGAAGCGTACGTCTGCGATTGCTACGACAGCATCGCCATCTTCCTCTGCATCCACATCGTCCTGCGCTTCAAAGCCATTATGGCCAAGCGCAACATCCCCGCCGTCGATAA gtACTGGGACACGCTACTGGACATCCTGTGGCCTCGCTTCAAGCACATCCTGGAGCTGAACATCCAGAGCATCCAGAGCACCGACCCCCAAAAGTTGGGGTTCCTCGACACCCGACCTCACTAC ATCACCCGTCGCTACGCCGAGTTCTCCTCCGCCATCGTCAGCATCAACCAGACCTTCCCTAACGAGAAGACCCACGCACTGCTGGGGCAACTCCAG GTGGAAGTGGAAAACTTTGTGCTGCGTGTGGCGGCCGAGTTCTCCTCCCGCAAGGAGCAGCTCATCTTCCTCATTAACAACTACGACATGATGCTGGGGGTCCTCATG GAGCGGGCGGTGGAGGAGAGCAAAGAGGTGGAGGGTTTCCAGCAGCTACTCTCTGCCCGCACCCAG GAATTCATCGAGGAgatcctctcccccccctttgGCGGGATGATCGCCTTTGTTAAGGAGGCCGAGGCGCTGCTGGAGAAAGGGCAGCTGGAACGGCTGCGCGGGGAGGAAG CCCGCGTAACACAACTGGCTCGAGGTTTTTCCAGCACCTGGAAGGCGGCGGTGGAGTCGCTCAGCCAGGACGTCATGCGTTCCTTCAGCAACTTCAAAAACGGCACCGGCATCATCCAG GGTGCTTTGACGCAGCTGATCCAATATTACCACCGGTTCCACAAGGTGCTGGCGCAGCCCCCCCTCCGCTCCCTGCCCGCCCGCGCCGAGCTCATCAACATCCACCACCTCATGGTCGAGCTCAAGAAGCACAAACCCAACTtctaa
- the WDR46 gene encoding WD repeat-containing protein 46: protein MAAAAAANGGRSRTLHRRQRAGPGPAASASHGGERGDTGSVSGRKDPFPGPAPLPRPRVKRFLRGTKEKAPRAKSQRLRWHLKLSGQREEAAAARAARLDLLLPEEPGFLEADPGEDTCTITQGDIAEAVDIASAAKHFDLRLEQFGPYRLDYTRNGRHLLLGGRRGHVAAMDWQTKALMCEINVMETVTDVAWLHTETLLAVAQRRWLHVYDNQGLELNCLKSFPGVLQLQFLPYHFLLATANDKGFLQYLDISVGKEVAALCTRGGRLAVMAQNPANAIIHLGHSNGTVTLWSPTVSEPLVRMLCHRGALRALAVDPTGTYMASAGLDRKLRLFDLRTYRVLQELVLPQGAGHLAFSQRGVLAAACGDLVQVYKGVGKDGPPQPYLCHRPPRPPHGLRFCPFEDVLGAGHGHGFTSILVPGAGEANFDALENNPYRSRRQRQEWEVKALLEKIPAELITLDPTQLGCVDTASLQQKREERIQRLGFDPQAKAKFKPRRRAKGNNLLHRKRKVAHEEQRAVIRQSVEQREQEKKGKRKERRKGESSPPPKRGALDRFKK, encoded by the exons atggcggcggcggcggcagcgaaCGGCGGGAGGTCCCGCACCCTTCACCGACGGCaacgggccgggccgggccccgccgcctccgccaGCCATGGCGGGGAACGGGGAGACACCGGCAGCGTGTCCGGG AGGAAGGACCCGTTCCCCGGGCCCGCCCCGCTGCCCCGGCCCAGGGTGAAGCGGTTCCTGCGGGGGACGAAGGAGAAGGCG ccccgggccaAAAGCCAGCGCCTGCGGTGGCACCTGAAGCTGTCGGGGCAGCGGGAGGAAGCGGCGGCCGCCCGGGCGGCTCGGTTGGACCTGCTGCTCCCCGAGGAGCCGGG GTTCCTGGAGGCCGACCCTGGCGAGGACACCTGCACCATCACCCAAGGGGACATCGCTGAGGCTGTGGACATCGCCAGTGCCGCtaag CACTTTGACCTGAGGTTGGAACAGTTCGGGCCGTACCGGCTGGATTACACCCGCAACGGGCG GCACCTTCTGCTGGGGGGCCGACGGGGCCACGTGGCCGCCATGGATTGGCAGACGAAGGCACTGATGTGCGAGATCAACGTGATGGAGACGGTGACGGACGTGGC GTGGCTGCACACGGAGACGCTGCTGGCGGTGGCCCAGCGCCGGTGGCTCCACGTTTACGACAACCAAGGGCTGGAACTCAACTGCCTCAAGAGTTTTCCCGGCGTTTTACAGCTCCAATTCCTGCCTTACCATTTCCTCTTGGCCACCGCG aaCGACAAAGGCTTTTTGCAATATCTGGATATTTCggtggggaaggaggtggcCGCGCTTTGCACCCGGGGTGGGCGTTTGGCCGTTATGGCACAGAATCCGGCTAATGCCATCATCCACCTGGGTCACAGCAACG GGACAGTGACGTTGTGGAGTCCCACTGTGTCGGAGCCGCTGGTGCGGATGCTTTGCCACCGCGGTGCCCTGCGGGCACTCGCCGTCGATCCCACCGGCAC gtaCATGGCGTCAGCGGGGCTGGACCGCAAACTGCGGCTGTTCGACCTGCGGACGTACCgggtgctgcaggagctggtgctgcCGCAGGGTGCCGGGCACCTCGCCTTCAGCCAACGCGGGGTGCTGGCAGCCGCCTGCGGTGACCTAGTACAG gTGTACAAGGGAGTGGGGAAGGATGGGCCACCCCAACCGTATCTCTGCCATCGCCCACCCCGGCCACCGCACGGGCTTCGCTTCTGCCCCTTCGAGGACGTCCTCGGTGCCGGCCACGGTCACGGTTTTACCAGCATTTTGGTGCCAG GTGCCGGTGAAGCCAATTTTGATGCGTTGGAGAATAATCCCTATCGcagccggcggcagcggcaggagTGGGAGGTGAAGGCGCTGCTGGAGAAG atcCCGGCGGAGCTGATCACGCTGGATCCGACCCAGCTGGGATGCGTGGACACGGCCAGCTTGCAGCAGAAACGGGAGGAGCGGATTCAGCGCCTG ggtttCGACCCTCAGGCCAAGGCCAAATTCAAACCACGGCGACGGGCGAAGGGCAACAACCTCCTGCACCGCAAGCGGAAGGTGGCCCACGAGGAGCAGCGG gctgttATCCGTCAGAGCGTGGAGCAGCGAGAGcaggagaagaaggggaagaggaaggagaggaggaagggggagtcctccccacccccaaaacgTGGGGCCCTCGACCGCTTCAAGaaataa